The region TGACCTATCTGGACACGATCTATCATGGTGTAGATCCAACTCTTTTTACCTTCAGAAAAGAAAAGAAAAATTACTTGCTTTATTTCGGAAGGATCCACCCTGAAAAAGGGGCACATAGGGCAATCGAAATTGCTAAAAATTCCGGGTATCCCCTAAAAATCGCGGGACTTATTCAAGATCATTCTTATTTTGAAACGCATATTAAACCATTTATTGACGATAAAAATGTTACCTATTTAGGAAATGTGGATCCAGTACTTCGAAATACTTTACTAGGAAAAGCAAAAGCGCTGCTCCATCCCATTTCGTTTGAAGAACCTTTTGGCCTCAGCGTTTTAGAAGCAATGATGTGTGGAACTCCCGTTGTTGCCTTCGCTAAAGGGAGTATGCCCGAACTTATTAAAGAAGGTGTCTCTGGCTATTTAGTAAATACCATTCCTGAAGCGGTCGCGGCAGTTGGGAGATTGGGAAATGTTGTTCCTGAGAAATGCCGGGCACATGCCGTTGCAAATTTTAGCCAAGATAAAATGATCGAATCTTATATAAAAGCTTATAATAAAGTAATAGAAAAAAATCTTTAGCTTAATAAGGCTTTGAACAATGCTTTCATTTCCACAACCGCATAGGTAGAAGAATAATCGGAGACGGCATATGGCAAAATCAAACTGCCATTATGAATAATAGAGCCACAGGAATAGACCACATTGGGCACATAGCCTTCCCGTTCTTCCTCTAAGGGCATTAGCAATGGTTCTTCCAAACGACCAATCTCTATAGAAGGATCCTCAAGATCCAGCAATGAAGCACCAATACAGTATCTTCTCATAGGTCCTACACCGTGCGTGATCACGAGCCATCCTTTTTCGGTCCATAAAGGGGAACCACAATTTCCTATTTGGGTAAATTCCCATGGGTATTTTGGTTTCTGAAGTAGAATGGGATTATTCCATAAGGTATTTCTTTCAGAAAACATCAAATAATTATTTACCCCATCCACCCTTGAAAGCATGGCATATTTACCGTTAATTTTTTTAGGAAAAAGCGCCAGATTTTTACCTATAGAGCCATTCCCGTGCAAAGGCATGATCCTGAATGTATAAAAGTCATTGGTAGAAAGTAGTTTAGGCATTATAACATGTCCGTTATAAGCAGTATAAGTAGCGTAAATCTTTATAGTACCATCGTCTTCAGTAAAACGAACAAAACGGGCATCTTCTATTCCGCGGCTTTCAGATTCTGAAATGGGAAATACAACCCGTTCGCTAATATCGGAATCAGGATGAAACTCGATATCATAATAAGAGTCTACCAACCAAGTAATTTCTTCTAGTGCTTTTCTTTTTCCTAAACTGATTGCATTCTCATTGAGTACATTTTTTACAGCATTTTTTAGAGCGTAATACTCAAATTTGGCTGGTAGGTCTTCCATAATGGTTTTGGAATACTTTGCGGAAATTCGCATCTCACGCATCTTTTCTACAAATCGTCCTTTGTCATAAAGCTTTTTATGAGAAATTTCTGCCATATCTATAGAATCGCCCACGGTCATTAATTGCATGTCGTTATTTTTATCGATAATAGCCCTCCTAAAAACGATGGAAGAAATATGCCCTTCACCAGTTGCCCTGAAGGAAAGGATAACTCGCATTTCTCCTTCCTCCAAATAGGACTGGTCGAAATCTTGAATAATGGAAGGATTAAAAAAAGCGGCGGACTCTATGGCATATTCCATGGTAAGATATGAACCAATGAGCATTTTTCGTTTTTTGGAAATAACATTAAAGTCAACATCCATCTCCTCAATAATATTTCTAATGTTGGCACAATGTTTTTCAAAGAGCTTGGTAATATTACGGTGTCTGCTTGCAAACTCCCTTAGGGTCTGTTCCAAAGATTCATGCACTTGACTTTCACTCATCGCAAAAATCAATGAAAGCAACTCTTTAGTCCGTTGTTCCCCATTCATAAAATACCGGGCCACAACCCTACTTGAATCAGGTAGAAATTTTACGTTTTTACGTGTAACCGGAACCCGCATATGTTTTTGGGAAAACAGAAAGGTACGCTATATAAAGAGCAAAGGATAAATTTTAATAAAATAATTATACTTTTTAAATTTATGTTTATGTGCGATAAATAACAGCCCGTTCTGCATTAACACGGATAATAGTTCGAGGTATTTCTTATTGTATTAAATGAGGTTTAATTATAAAAATACAATTATTCGCTTTTAAAGGAAATATGAACCCCCTATTTACTAATCTGGGGTCATTGGACACACCTCCTTTTTGAAGACAAGATATTTCCCTTAGATAATTCAAATTATAATTTCCTCCATAAAAATCTGTAATAAATTTTAAGCAGGTGGGACCACAGTCCATCTGATTGAGCTGGCGATAAACTGGAAAATTATTGACTCCAAACATATTATATAATTGAAAGTCAGAACACTAAATTAATTTTGAAAAATGATAACTGTAGACGAACTAACTATCCATTTATAAATGACAGTAAATTCAACTAAAATCTATATACCTACATATTGGGGAAAATTGATGTTATTATGGGGGAGAAGGGAAATAAACTGAAAGTAACGAGCTTTGTAAATAATTTGTAGTAATAAATTTAAGATTTTATAAGATATTAATTGCAAAATCCGAACATTAATTTATTATCAACTGACTTCATGAAATATACTTGAAAAAAACAACTATTATAGAAATATTTAGATATAGGTTTTATTAAAAATAGTTCAAAAATTTATTACACTATCCAATGCATCATCAGCATCCCGGTGAATAAAATTAGCTTGATAATTTAGAGTAGTTTTTAAATCACTGTGACGATAGAGTTTTTGCAACATTAATGGGTGAATTTTGTCTCCAGCTATATTTCCGAGGGTGTAATCTCAAGTCTGTCTAGACTTTGAAAATTAAATTAAAATTTTTAGACTAGATTATGACACAAGAAGAGATTAAGGAATTAAAGGAAAAAGCATTAAAACAATTTTTATCAGGAGAATCCCTAACCGGCAAAAACGGCGCTTTTGCTCCAATGCTTAGGGAGTTTATGGAAGAGGCCCTGGAAGCAGAAATGTCTTCGCACCTTTCCGATGAAGAAAAAGGCTCAAAAGCAGGTAATAAGCGTAATGGCAAAGGCAAAAAGACCCTAAAGAGCAGCCAAGGGGACGTCACCATTAACACGCCCCAGGATCGTAACAGTACCTTTGAGCCGGAGATCGTAGCGAAACGCCAGCGTATCCTGGCCGATAATTTAGAAAAGCAGATTATAGGCATGTACGGGATGGGCAATAGCCTGCGGGATATCTCAGCTCATATAGAGGAAATGTATGATTCCAAGATATCCACACACGTTCTAAGTGATATTACGGACCGGGTGATTCCCAAGGTTAAGGAATGGCAGGATCGCCCCTTGGAGCCGGTATATTGCATCCTATGGCTCGACGCGATGCACTTCAAGGTACGCGAAGAAGGCAAAGTAAAGCACAAGGCCTTGTATAATATTTTAGGAATAAATAAAGCTGGAAGAAAGGAAGTGCTGGGTATGTATATCTCGGAAAGTGAAGGGGCCAATTTTTGGCTTCAGGTGCTGACCCAATTAAACAACCGTGGCTTAAAAGATATTCTGATTGCCTGTACGGATAATCTTACGGGCTTTAGTGAAGCCATTCATTCTGTTTATCCCAAGACTGATATTCAGCTATGTATTGTCCACCAGATCCGCAATAGTATGAAGTATGTGGCCAGTAAGGATCAAAAAGATTTTATGAAAGACCTTAAACTGGTGTACAAGGCTGACACCAAAGACCAGGCTGAATCGGCTTTACTGGATCTGGAAGAAAAATGGGGCAAAAGATATCCCATAGTGATCCGTTCCTGGAATGATAACTGGGACCGATTGAGTGCTTATTTTGAATATACCGCACCCATTAGAAAACTCATATACACCACAAATGCCGTAGAGGCTTTTCACCGGCAGGTAAGAAAAGTAACCAAGACCAAAGGCGCTTTTACCAATGATATGGCACTATTGAAGCTGGTTTACCTAGCTACCAGAAGAATTGAAAAGAAATGGAACGCCCCACTGCAGAACTGGGGTTTGGTAGTTCAACAATTAGCTATTAAATTTGAAGGTCGGCTAGAGTTGGACTTAGCCACCAATGAAACGAAAAACTAAAATTTTCTTCTCCCGGGGGTACCCCCGGGAGAAGAAGCAGACAGAGTTGAGCTAACACTCCCATTTTTAGCAAAGTCCTCCCCCTAAAACGTTCGTTTTAGGGAGAGGACTTTGCATTTGTTTATACCTCATAAGTGTATATAATAAAACTTATTTTATATTTAATTCGATATTAGATTATAATATCAAACCTTTATTTCCATTCCATACATATTCCCACTTCACTCCTATCCTTAACCAAGCTCAGGATCGCTGCGGCCAAAGAGAATTCCATTACTTATTTTAAAGAAACAGTTGAGAAGAAAAAAATAAGGAAAAGTGTAGTTTAAAATTCGCTATTACCAAAACAAAGTTACGTACCGCAGAACATTAAAGGTCAATTAGAACTATGGTGAATATGATGAAATACCTGTAAAGTCTAGTACTCTCTTTTTTCTCCTTTATGATTCAAAACCTTGCCTAGATATGAAGTAAACGTTGTGATTCTTAATGCCGGAAGATCAAATATATTGTAAATGAATTAATTGTAATGGGAGTGTTAGCTCAACTCTGTCTGCTTCTTCTCCCGGGGGTACCCCCGGGAGAAGAAAATTTTAGTTTTTCGTTTCATTGGTGGCTAAGTCCAACTCTAGCCGACCTTCAAATTTAATAGCTAATTGTTGAACTACCAAACCCCAGTTCTGCAGTGGGGCGTTCCATTTCTTTTCAATTCTTCTGGTAGCTAGGTAAACCAGCTTCAATAGTGCCATATCATTGGTAAAAGCGCCTTTGGTCTTGGTTACTTTTCTTACCTGCCGGTGAAAAGCCTCTACGGCATTTGTGGTGTATATGAGTTTTCTAATGGGTGCGGTATATTCAAAATAAGCACTCAATCGGTCCCAGTTATCATTCCAGGAACGGATCACTATGGGATATCTTTTGCCCCATTTTTCTTCCAGATCCAGTAAAGCCGATTCAGCCTGGTCTTTGGTGTCAGCCTTGTACACCAGTTTAAGGTCTTTCATAAAATCTTTTTGATCCTTACTGGCCACATACTTCATACTATTGCGGATCTGGTGGACAATACATAGCTGAATATCAGTCTTGGGATAAACAGAATGAATGGCTTCACTAAAGCCCGTAAGATTATCCGTACAGGCAATCAGAATATCTTTTAAGCCACGGTTGTTTAATTGGGTCAGCACCTGAAGCCAAAAATTGGCCCCTTCACTTTCCGAGATATACATACCCAGCACTTCCTTTCTTCCAGCTTTATTTATTCCTAAAATATTATACAAGGCCTTGTGCTTTACTTTGCCTTCTTCGCGTACCTTGAAGTGCATCGCGTCGAGCCATAGGATGCAATATACCGGCTCCAAGGGGCGATCCTGCCATTCCTTAACCTTGGGAATCACCCGGTCCGTAATATCACTTAGAACGTGTGTGGATATCTTGGAATCATACATTTCCTCTATATGAGCTGAGATATCCCGCAGGCTATTGCCCATCCCGTACATGCCTATAATCTGCTTTTCTAAATTATCGGCCAGGATACGCTGGCGTTTCGCTACGATCTCCGGCTCAAAGGTACTGTTACGATCCTGGGGCGTGTTAATGGTGACGTCCCCTTGGCTGCTCTTTAGGGTCTTTTTGCCTTTGCCATTACGCTTATTACCTGCTTTTGAGCCTTTTTCTTCATCGGAAAGGTGCGAAGACATTTCTGCTTCCAGGGCCTCTTCCATAAACTCCCTAAGCATTGGAGCAAAAGCGCCGTTTTTGCCGGTTAGGGATTCTCCTGATAAAAATTGTTTTAATGCTTTTTCCTTTAATTCCTTAATCTCTTCTTGTGTCATAATCTAGTCTAAAAATTTTAATTTAATTTTCAAAGTCTAGACAGACTTGAGATTACACCCTCATTGTAATTTTAATTTGTCCATTCTGACTTTTCGATGCTTTTAGTAATTCTAAAATATTTTCAGTGAACTATAAATCTTGGCAACATTCCAGAGCTACCTTTATTTTCCA is a window of Salegentibacter salegens DNA encoding:
- a CDS encoding glycosyltransferase family 4 protein, which produces MEENIKIAILSPIAWRTPPTEYGPWEQVASNITEGLVKKGFDVSLFASGNSITSAKLESVCEMPYEEDRANDPKVLECLHISNLMEQAERFDIIHNHFDFLPLSYSKLIRTPMITTIHGFSSPKIIPVYKKYNASSAYISISNADRNTELTYLDTIYHGVDPTLFTFRKEKKNYLLYFGRIHPEKGAHRAIEIAKNSGYPLKIAGLIQDHSYFETHIKPFIDDKNVTYLGNVDPVLRNTLLGKAKALLHPISFEEPFGLSVLEAMMCGTPVVAFAKGSMPELIKEGVSGYLVNTIPEAVAAVGRLGNVVPEKCRAHAVANFSQDKMIESYIKAYNKVIEKNL
- a CDS encoding glycoside hydrolase family 130 protein translates to MRVPVTRKNVKFLPDSSRVVARYFMNGEQRTKELLSLIFAMSESQVHESLEQTLREFASRHRNITKLFEKHCANIRNIIEEMDVDFNVISKKRKMLIGSYLTMEYAIESAAFFNPSIIQDFDQSYLEEGEMRVILSFRATGEGHISSIVFRRAIIDKNNDMQLMTVGDSIDMAEISHKKLYDKGRFVEKMREMRISAKYSKTIMEDLPAKFEYYALKNAVKNVLNENAISLGKRKALEEITWLVDSYYDIEFHPDSDISERVVFPISESESRGIEDARFVRFTEDDGTIKIYATYTAYNGHVIMPKLLSTNDFYTFRIMPLHGNGSIGKNLALFPKKINGKYAMLSRVDGVNNYLMFSERNTLWNNPILLQKPKYPWEFTQIGNCGSPLWTEKGWLVITHGVGPMRRYCIGASLLDLEDPSIEIGRLEEPLLMPLEEEREGYVPNVVYSCGSIIHNGSLILPYAVSDYSSTYAVVEMKALFKALLS
- a CDS encoding cysteine peptidase family C39 domain-containing protein; translated protein: MFGVNNFPVYRQLNQMDCGPTCLKFITDFYGGNYNLNYLREISCLQKGGVSNDPRLVNRGFIFPLKANNCIFIIKPHLIQ
- a CDS encoding IS256 family transposase, which codes for MTQEEIKELKEKALKQFLSGESLTGKNGAFAPMLREFMEEALEAEMSSHLSDEEKGSKAGNKRNGKGKKTLKSSQGDVTINTPQDRNSTFEPEIVAKRQRILADNLEKQIIGMYGMGNSLRDISAHIEEMYDSKISTHVLSDITDRVIPKVKEWQDRPLEPVYCILWLDAMHFKVREEGKVKHKALYNILGINKAGRKEVLGMYISESEGANFWLQVLTQLNNRGLKDILIACTDNLTGFSEAIHSVYPKTDIQLCIVHQIRNSMKYVASKDQKDFMKDLKLVYKADTKDQAESALLDLEEKWGKRYPIVIRSWNDNWDRLSAYFEYTAPIRKLIYTTNAVEAFHRQVRKVTKTKGAFTNDMALLKLVYLATRRIEKKWNAPLQNWGLVVQQLAIKFEGRLELDLATNETKN